A genomic segment from Flammeovirga pectinis encodes:
- a CDS encoding DUF4374 domain-containing protein, producing the protein MNKQFLQSLLLLSSFSLFVSCDETTTNETQPNVETGFVVGIEAATGTDVLITVDTITSGTISPIKQGIEQPAWMSFYAAGNMVLTTGYTSDNILTGYEFAGENAQLVATGQLVTDHGIFAATNVNENEFLAVGTPREGFEDRVIYSIDKPSVSISERFLTKIDERKALDLVAFPTGILQRESKVYLSYYLMGSGAVVPAFATPLSDSARIAVYNYPSMEFDKYIKDDRTSDIGNYTAKTALQEDENGDIYTFSTSSNATGFYPTPTKPSGFLRIKSGATAFDQDYFFNFEEKSGGMKINNAVYAGNGKMVVRTVTDDSQLWGTYGPNTETPVCSITIADLNAQTVTKVEDVPLHGGEWGIAHLVKDGKVYLNISDSKGGYIYEIDPETATAKKGAKIDGHYAKGIFSLNKN; encoded by the coding sequence ATGAACAAACAATTTTTACAATCACTTCTACTATTAAGTAGCTTTTCTCTTTTTGTTTCATGTGATGAGACGACAACAAATGAGACACAACCAAATGTTGAAACAGGTTTTGTTGTTGGTATTGAAGCAGCAACAGGTACAGACGTTTTAATAACTGTAGACACCATAACTTCGGGTACAATTTCGCCTATTAAGCAAGGGATTGAACAACCCGCTTGGATGTCTTTTTATGCCGCTGGTAATATGGTTTTAACAACAGGCTATACAAGCGATAATATCTTGACAGGTTATGAATTTGCAGGTGAAAATGCTCAATTAGTAGCAACAGGACAATTAGTGACAGATCATGGAATTTTTGCAGCCACAAATGTAAATGAGAATGAATTCTTGGCAGTAGGTACACCAAGAGAAGGTTTTGAAGATAGAGTAATTTATAGTATTGATAAACCATCAGTGTCTATTTCGGAACGTTTCCTTACTAAAATTGATGAAAGAAAAGCACTTGATTTAGTGGCATTCCCAACAGGCATTTTACAGAGAGAATCCAAAGTATATTTATCTTATTATTTAATGGGTTCTGGTGCGGTGGTTCCTGCTTTTGCAACGCCCTTGTCGGATTCTGCTAGAATAGCAGTCTACAATTACCCATCTATGGAATTTGATAAATATATAAAAGACGATAGAACATCTGATATTGGTAATTATACTGCAAAAACGGCTTTACAAGAAGATGAGAATGGAGACATTTATACTTTCTCTACATCTTCTAATGCAACTGGTTTTTATCCGACACCAACTAAACCGTCTGGATTTTTAAGAATTAAGAGTGGTGCAACAGCATTTGACCAAGATTACTTCTTCAACTTTGAAGAGAAAAGTGGCGGCATGAAAATTAATAATGCAGTATATGCAGGGAATGGTAAAATGGTAGTAAGAACTGTTACAGACGACTCTCAGCTTTGGGGTACTTACGGACCAAATACAGAGACACCTGTTTGTAGTATTACTATTGCAGATTTAAATGCACAAACGGTTACTAAAGTAGAAGATGTGCCGTTGCATGGTGGCGAATGGGGTATTGCTCATTTAGTTAAAGATGGTAAAGTCTATTTAAATATTTCTGATAGTAAAGGAGGATATATTTATGAAATTGATCCTGAAACTGCAACAGCAAAGAAAGGAGCTAAAATTGATGGACATTATGCAAAAGGAATCTTTTCTTTAAATAAGAACTAA
- a CDS encoding TonB-dependent receptor domain-containing protein, translating to MKFKLITISKHLMFITLLLCVTTLTYAQSKLTGKVKESSSSAVIEYATVALYNQEDNSLVTGVVTDTEGKFSIPKVEEGTYKLTVAFMGFETATKQNIKVSKGPVKLGIISLKEDSQMLAEIEVKGETLTAVTKVDRQVYDASKFENASGGTATDVLKNMPSVSINGEGDLSVRGSTGFVVLLNGKPVQSDAATILNQLPANAIKNVEVITAPSAKYDSEGKAGIINIITTKGAADRLYAQVNLRIGMPAIENYDNHNNPQRYGGDFTIAQQKNKINWSLGGSYQRNDKAGRREGDVWTIIDERSDPNDGYKTNFPSDGERSYVEENYSGRFSFGYDPNENNTFNVAVMGGIRDKTRLADIYYNKNQKSDPATGTPIGDPFSYYNHNSRNRQSDFLVSSVDYAHTFDNESKLSASVLYEYTMLGGPTYNDNQKKGFDTAEANQYYYLRERNTNDNPLNGFRANIDYSFKPMTFGQIDVGYQYRTLDHRGDFQYDSAVIIDGTPTGEWNQIHKYSSNLNLNRDIHSAYAQLAGEKGNWTYGVGVRGEYMDRVLDYQGTAPGATKEVLNYDYFKLFPSANLQYQINDGLAVKSAYSKRVERTTTFKMNPFKEKEHSETLEQGDASLEPEFIDLVELGAVQEIGDHTIFATAYFRNTQNLINRTNTIDSDSVLNRVYTNVGQSQVFGFELGTSLKITDWWDFYLGGNVYHDHITGEFNYDDTDNLLLVSMPIDTQAWQYSFNVNSTFDITKTLSLNFAFNYLSERITAQGQDSRFYSPNLSVKKTFLNDRLAVNVQWLNMDMGVLETNEQRITTSGDYTAYGYDANANAVVDNSFYTTTNYVYEVDQIIINITYNFNSLKNKSKGVKSEFGNKEF from the coding sequence ATGAAATTTAAATTAATAACAATAAGTAAACATCTAATGTTTATTACATTGTTGCTGTGTGTGACAACACTTACTTACGCTCAATCTAAACTTACAGGTAAAGTAAAAGAATCTTCTAGCAGTGCGGTAATAGAATATGCCACTGTTGCATTGTATAATCAAGAAGATAATTCTTTAGTAACAGGTGTGGTTACAGATACCGAAGGGAAATTTAGCATCCCTAAAGTAGAAGAGGGAACTTACAAGTTAACGGTTGCTTTTATGGGTTTTGAAACGGCAACAAAACAGAACATTAAAGTAAGTAAAGGTCCTGTTAAATTAGGTATTATCAGCCTGAAAGAAGACAGTCAGATGCTTGCTGAAATTGAAGTGAAAGGAGAGACCTTAACTGCAGTAACAAAAGTTGACCGCCAAGTGTATGATGCTAGTAAATTTGAAAATGCATCGGGAGGAACAGCTACAGATGTTTTAAAAAATATGCCTTCTGTTAGTATTAACGGAGAAGGAGATTTATCCGTACGTGGATCAACTGGTTTTGTGGTATTGCTAAATGGCAAACCTGTACAGTCTGATGCGGCAACAATTTTAAATCAGTTGCCCGCAAATGCCATCAAAAATGTTGAAGTGATTACTGCTCCTTCTGCCAAATATGATTCAGAAGGTAAGGCAGGGATTATCAATATTATTACTACAAAAGGTGCTGCTGATAGATTATATGCTCAAGTTAATTTGCGAATAGGAATGCCTGCAATCGAAAATTATGATAATCATAACAACCCACAACGTTATGGAGGTGATTTTACAATTGCTCAGCAAAAAAATAAGATCAATTGGTCTTTAGGTGGTTCTTACCAAAGAAATGATAAAGCAGGTAGAAGAGAAGGAGATGTTTGGACTATTATTGACGAAAGAAGTGATCCGAATGATGGGTATAAAACAAATTTCCCTTCTGATGGTGAAAGAAGTTACGTAGAAGAAAACTATTCTGGACGTTTTTCTTTCGGATATGATCCAAACGAGAACAATACTTTTAATGTAGCTGTAATGGGTGGTATTCGTGATAAAACACGTTTAGCAGATATCTATTACAATAAAAATCAGAAGTCAGATCCTGCAACAGGTACACCAATAGGAGACCCTTTCTCTTATTATAACCATAACTCAAGAAATAGACAATCAGACTTTTTAGTGAGTAGTGTGGATTATGCGCACACTTTTGATAACGAATCAAAATTATCTGCTTCTGTGTTGTACGAATACACAATGCTTGGCGGACCAACTTATAATGATAATCAGAAGAAAGGTTTTGACACTGCTGAAGCAAATCAGTATTATTATTTAAGAGAAAGAAATACTAATGATAACCCTTTAAATGGTTTTAGAGCAAACATAGATTATAGTTTTAAACCTATGACTTTTGGACAAATTGATGTTGGATATCAATACAGAACATTAGATCATAGAGGTGATTTTCAATATGATAGTGCTGTTATAATTGATGGTACTCCAACTGGGGAATGGAATCAAATACATAAGTATTCTTCTAATCTTAACTTAAACCGTGATATCCATAGTGCGTATGCACAACTTGCAGGAGAAAAAGGCAATTGGACGTATGGTGTTGGTGTTCGTGGAGAGTACATGGACCGTGTGTTAGATTATCAAGGAACGGCTCCGGGAGCAACAAAAGAAGTTTTAAATTACGATTACTTTAAGTTATTCCCTTCGGCAAATTTACAATATCAAATTAATGATGGTCTTGCAGTAAAGTCGGCTTATTCTAAGAGAGTTGAACGTACAACTACTTTTAAAATGAATCCTTTTAAAGAAAAAGAGCATTCAGAAACTTTAGAACAAGGTGATGCAAGCTTAGAACCAGAATTTATTGATTTAGTAGAACTAGGTGCAGTACAAGAAATTGGAGATCATACTATTTTTGCAACAGCTTATTTTAGAAATACACAAAATCTAATTAATAGAACAAATACTATTGATAGCGATTCTGTTTTAAACAGAGTGTACACAAATGTAGGGCAAAGTCAGGTATTTGGTTTTGAACTTGGTACTAGTTTAAAAATTACAGATTGGTGGGATTTCTACTTAGGAGGTAACGTTTATCACGATCATATTACTGGAGAGTTTAACTATGACGATACTGATAACTTATTATTAGTTTCTATGCCAATTGATACTCAAGCATGGCAATATAGCTTTAATGTAAATTCGACTTTTGATATCACTAAAACATTGAGCTTAAACTTTGCTTTTAATTACTTATCAGAAAGAATTACGGCACAAGGTCAAGATTCAAGATTCTACAGTCCTAACTTATCTGTAAAGAAAACATTCTTAAACGATCGTTTAGCCGTTAATGTACAGTGGTTAAACATGGATATGGGTGTACTAGAAACCAACGAACAACGTATTACTACCTCTGGTGATTATACAGCGTATGGTTATGATGC
- a CDS encoding PepSY-associated TM helix domain-containing protein, giving the protein MKKLISKLHLIIGLVSGLIVFIVSITGCIYTFEHEIQELTQSYRFVKEVKGNVLPPSKIKEIAYKATDGMDVQRIYYETPNNASMALHYADSASYFYITFIDQYTGEVLKIKNLRTDFFTVILYLHISLLLPNGELIVGIATLIFFVMLVSGIVLWWPKNKKKKAVQQKFKIKWNGRWRRKNYDLHSVLGFYASWVLLFTIVTGLIWSFEWFENTLYYLVSGGDTLQKTTYASKVPSSSNRNSALPGIDRAWYKVLEDDARILGTAIYIPQKETDPIKIYSSPEHGTFGKLDWRCFDQYSLKELSNENDFSGRYENATTAQKIFRLNYDIHTGAILGLTGKFIMFFISLISASLPITGFLLWLGRKKKKKGILKKEPSLELV; this is encoded by the coding sequence ATGAAAAAACTGATTAGTAAACTCCATTTAATCATAGGTCTTGTATCTGGCTTAATAGTTTTTATAGTTTCTATAACGGGATGTATTTATACATTTGAGCATGAAATACAAGAGTTAACGCAATCTTACCGATTTGTAAAAGAAGTAAAAGGAAATGTACTTCCTCCTTCAAAAATTAAAGAAATAGCCTATAAAGCAACAGATGGAATGGACGTACAACGTATTTATTACGAAACTCCAAACAACGCTTCTATGGCTTTACATTATGCAGATAGTGCTTCTTATTTTTACATAACTTTTATAGATCAATACACAGGCGAAGTTTTAAAAATTAAGAACCTTAGAACCGATTTTTTTACAGTAATTCTTTATTTACATATCTCTTTGTTATTACCAAATGGAGAGTTAATAGTAGGGATTGCTACATTAATATTTTTTGTAATGTTGGTTTCTGGCATTGTACTCTGGTGGCCAAAAAATAAGAAAAAGAAGGCAGTACAGCAGAAATTTAAAATAAAATGGAACGGTAGGTGGAGAAGAAAGAATTATGATCTCCATAGTGTATTGGGGTTTTATGCTTCGTGGGTACTTCTTTTTACAATCGTAACAGGACTAATATGGTCGTTTGAATGGTTTGAAAATACCCTTTATTATCTTGTTTCTGGCGGAGATACTCTTCAAAAAACAACGTATGCATCAAAGGTTCCATCAAGTAGTAATAGAAATAGTGCATTGCCTGGTATTGATAGGGCTTGGTACAAAGTTTTAGAAGACGATGCTCGTATTTTAGGTACAGCTATTTATATCCCTCAAAAAGAAACTGACCCTATCAAAATATATTCATCTCCAGAACACGGTACATTTGGTAAACTAGATTGGAGGTGTTTTGATCAATATTCACTTAAAGAATTATCTAATGAAAATGACTTTAGTGGTAGGTATGAAAATGCAACTACAGCACAGAAAATTTTTCGTTTAAACTATGATATACATACAGGAGCAATACTTGGTTTAACAGGTAAATTTATCATGTTTTTTATATCATTAATTTCAGCATCATTACCAATAACTGGTTTTTTATTGTGGCTGGGGAGAAAGAAAAAAAAGAAAGGTATTCTTAAAAAAGAACCTTCACTTGAACTTGTATAA